The sequence TAACAGGGCCTCAATCTGGCGCCAGTCCACCAGTTTGAAGTTTTGCGGTGCCGCCGGCGCCCGGTTGCGCCCGTCCTGTACCACCAGCACCCCCTTGGGATACCCGGTCAAGGCCGCGGTGCTCACGGCCAGACCATCGGTCTCCGACACACCGTCTATCCCCCGCGCGTAGTCGGGCACGATGCGAAACTTCGCCACATAGCGCCAGGGATCAAGCTCGTAGACAACATAGCTGTCATCCCCCTGACTGGACGCAATCAGCCAGCGCTGCTCGCCGTCGTATATATCCAGCCCTTCCACATCGGCCACCAGATGGCCCTGCTCAATGCTTTCGATCAGGCGGCGCTCGCCGCTTTCCGGATCAATCTGCCAGATACCGCGATCTTCCTGACCCACGTAGAGCAGATGGCGCCGCGCATCGTACACACAGCCCTCTGTTTGTGAGTCAAAATCGAAATCGCGGCGCTTGCTGGCCTGATCACCCTCGAGCCGCCAGTATTCCACGCGCCCTTCGGAATCACCGATGAACACCAGTGGCTGCCCGGTCGCATTGCGCCCCATGCACAGGCCGTAGGGGTCCTCGAGCGACACAGGGATACGTTGCGTCAGGGCAATGCTGTCCGCCTGCATGTCGGCCATAAACAGATCGATACTTTTGTGGGTGCGATTGCTCGCCGCCAGCAGAAAACGGTCGTCGCCCAGAGGCAGGGCATCGACGTTATTCTCACGTCCCTCGGGCAAAAAATGTCGCAGCTCACCGTCAGCGCTGTACACCGCCAGACCGCGCTTCTTGTCGGTGCCCACTACCCAGAAATTGCCGTCGGCCGCAGCGAGTATCGCCGGATCATCTGCGGCGTCACCCGGCCCCTGAACCGGTGTCGTTTCGCGGTCTGCGTGTACGCCCGGCACCTCAGGCTCCGGCATTCCATGAAGAGTGTCGGCAAACATCAGATAGCTGCCACTGTCCAACTGGCTTTGCTGCGCCGCCGTTAACGGCGCCGCCAGTGGCTGCAGGATCGCATCGCTTT comes from Spongiibacter tropicus DSM 19543 and encodes:
- a CDS encoding phytase, which codes for MIFKKRTALTLNALLLGACASLPEAPATLATVSADDHQLMLSRAGVATVIHEAESEIEAVAGNGRQLLWIEDAEAALWAGELGDQRLDANKLANLDHDADGLCFAPVAPGVFDVLISDGDGRVFQYWLDWASQSLRPVRSLHTNPDIEQCLLTANELLLNDPYLGPIRADRNPESDAILQPLAAPLTAAQQSQLDSGSYLMFADTLHGMPEPEVPGVHADRETTPVQGPGDAADDPAILAAADGNFWVVGTDKKRGLAVYSADGELRHFLPEGRENNVDALPLGDDRFLLAASNRTHKSIDLFMADMQADSIALTQRIPVSLEDPYGLCMGRNATGQPLVFIGDSEGRVEYWRLEGDQASKRRDFDFDSQTEGCVYDARRHLLYVGQEDRGIWQIDPESGERRLIESIEQGHLVADVEGLDIYDGEQRWLIASSQGDDSYVVYELDPWRYVAKFRIVPDYARGIDGVSETDGLAVSTAALTGYPKGVLVVQDGRNRAPAAPQNFKLVDWRQIEALLNAAP